The proteins below are encoded in one region of Parvicella tangerina:
- a CDS encoding cytochrome-c peroxidase, which produces MIEWPAYQYDTISNPLTAEKIYLGRVLFYDPILSSDSTISCASCHSQYSAFTHVDHQLSHGIADRIGTRNSPALMNLAYQKQFMWDGAIHNLDAQALAPISHPDEMGENIENVVYKLNHNPSYQQLFQAAFGNPVVTGEHTLKAIGAFMATLESKNAKFDQVMAGNNEFTDQERNGYQLFLKNCASCHQAPLFTSNEFVWNGLPVDSSLNDFGRMKITNSSEDSLHFKIPTLRNIEFSYPYMHDGRFQTLREVLNFYTSEVPLENDHLDHRLQRPISLTDHEKTDLVAFLLTLTDKEFLFNQKYSFPFEFFFPQTKDE; this is translated from the coding sequence ATGATAGAATGGCCTGCGTATCAGTACGACACCATCTCTAATCCGCTGACGGCAGAAAAAATCTATTTGGGAAGAGTACTTTTTTATGATCCAATTCTTTCGTCAGATAGCACTATCTCTTGTGCTTCATGTCATTCACAATATTCAGCATTTACTCATGTTGATCATCAACTTAGCCATGGCATTGCTGATAGAATAGGTACGCGCAACTCACCAGCTCTAATGAATTTAGCCTATCAAAAGCAGTTCATGTGGGATGGAGCTATTCACAATCTGGATGCTCAGGCACTGGCTCCTATTAGTCACCCCGATGAAATGGGAGAAAATATTGAAAACGTTGTTTACAAATTGAATCACAATCCCAGTTATCAGCAATTATTCCAGGCGGCTTTTGGAAACCCAGTGGTAACTGGTGAACACACGCTAAAAGCAATAGGAGCTTTTATGGCCACGTTAGAAAGTAAGAACGCTAAGTTTGATCAAGTGATGGCCGGCAATAATGAATTCACCGATCAGGAGAGAAATGGCTATCAGCTTTTTCTTAAGAATTGTGCTTCATGTCACCAAGCCCCCTTGTTTACATCCAATGAGTTTGTATGGAATGGTCTTCCCGTGGATTCCTCGTTGAATGATTTTGGAAGAATGAAAATTACAAATAGTTCTGAGGACAGTTTGCACTTTAAAATACCAACGCTCAGAAATATTGAATTTTCCTATCCGTATATGCATGACGGAAGATTCCAAACCTTACGCGAAGTCTTGAATTTCTATACTTCTGAAGTTCCTCTTGAGAATGATCATCTCGACCACAGACTTCAGCGTCCAATTTCGTTGACTGATCATGAAAAAACGGATTTGGTTGCTTTTCTGTTGACATTAACAGACAAGGAATTCCTATTTAACCAAAAATATTCCTTCCCATTTGAGTTTTTTTTCCCTCAAACGAAGGATGAATAG
- a CDS encoding Spy/CpxP family protein refolding chaperone, whose protein sequence is MSRSTVYIVIISLLLICNGIFAYLFFARPDHPPHHPPKDIIIEKLGFSKDQVAAYEGLIKDHRAKIVEKEQALKIAKNNLYALLLEDDVETEVDKLANQIGQIHVEIEHVNFNHFCDLRDICTPEQEIAFNKLVKELSKLFAPHHPPKKKK, encoded by the coding sequence ATGAGTAGATCCACCGTTTATATTGTTATTATTTCTTTGCTGTTGATCTGTAATGGTATTTTTGCCTATCTGTTCTTTGCTAGACCAGATCATCCACCTCATCATCCACCGAAAGATATTATCATTGAAAAGCTGGGTTTTTCGAAAGATCAGGTTGCTGCTTACGAAGGTTTGATCAAGGATCATCGTGCTAAAATTGTTGAGAAAGAACAAGCGCTAAAAATCGCTAAAAATAATTTGTACGCTTTATTACTTGAGGATGATGTAGAAACGGAAGTAGATAAACTGGCAAATCAAATCGGTCAAATACATGTCGAAATTGAACATGTAAACTTTAATCACTTTTGTGACCTACGAGACATCTGTACACCCGAGCAAGAAATTGCTTTTAATAAATTGGTGAAAGAATTGAGTAAACTATTTGCTCCGCATCACCCACCAAAAAAGAAAAAATAA
- a CDS encoding MbnP family protein, whose translation MKFLGFIVVLLISSICFSQKQVVFTFELDHGSANLTIDQLRYYISSVKLSNNKTVTFTEQESYHLLDHSDSNSLSIRLEIPEDTNFDQISFNVGVDSAKNMKGVHGGDLDPTKGMYWTWQSGYINFKLEANVNNHSISYHIGGFMHPNNACREVQLPLNSTSDHFVIKISPEKLLDQLDYRTIHHVMSPGHHANLIADLLPSLFSVK comes from the coding sequence TTGAAATTTCTGGGATTCATAGTCGTTCTTTTGATCAGTTCAATCTGCTTTTCTCAAAAACAAGTAGTTTTTACTTTTGAGTTAGATCACGGTTCAGCGAACTTGACAATCGATCAACTTCGCTACTATATTTCTTCTGTAAAATTATCAAACAATAAGACTGTCACGTTCACTGAACAAGAAAGCTATCACTTATTAGATCACAGTGACTCCAACTCACTCTCCATACGTTTGGAAATTCCTGAAGACACGAACTTTGACCAGATTTCATTTAATGTTGGCGTTGATAGTGCAAAAAATATGAAAGGTGTTCATGGAGGGGATCTAGATCCCACAAAAGGCATGTACTGGACGTGGCAAAGTGGTTACATCAACTTTAAACTTGAAGCCAATGTCAACAATCATTCGATAAGCTATCATATCGGTGGATTTATGCACCCCAACAATGCTTGTCGTGAAGTCCAGCTTCCATTAAATTCAACTTCAGACCACTTTGTGATCAAGATATCACCTGAAAAGTTACTTGATCAACTGGATTACAGAACAATCCACCATGTCATGTCCCCAGGACACCATGCCAATCTGATCGCAGACCTATTGCCATCACTTTTTTCCGTTAAATAA